From a single Arachnia propionica genomic region:
- a CDS encoding helix-turn-helix domain-containing protein, which translates to MTRARPLPPAERRASLIAATRQLILDHGPDVTTRQVAEAAKVAEGTLFRVFPTRRDLIAATIADHLSPERLADIFAAASPTTTVDETTEVCLSTAADYVTTFGRFIPRPHRGGDQDEIRFRIMELWEARVCDIANWMRDRLAPHETQLTIPVKDFAHLVITLAMGYAHGRSPDTSLNPATLARLALDGARRKDSL; encoded by the coding sequence ATGACCCGTGCCCGACCTCTTCCACCCGCCGAACGACGGGCGTCGCTGATTGCCGCGACCCGCCAGTTGATCCTGGACCACGGTCCGGACGTGACCACCCGGCAGGTGGCGGAGGCCGCCAAGGTGGCCGAGGGAACCCTGTTCAGGGTGTTCCCGACCCGACGCGACCTCATCGCCGCCACCATCGCCGACCACCTCTCCCCCGAACGGCTCGCCGATATCTTCGCTGCGGCTTCCCCCACCACGACCGTCGACGAGACCACCGAGGTGTGTCTGTCCACCGCCGCCGACTACGTCACCACCTTCGGGCGTTTCATCCCCCGACCGCACCGGGGCGGTGACCAGGACGAGATCCGGTTTCGGATCATGGAGCTGTGGGAGGCCCGGGTCTGTGACATCGCAAACTGGATGCGTGATCGCCTGGCCCCGCACGAGACCCAGTTGACGATCCCAGTCAAGGACTTCGCCCATCTCGTCATCACCCTGGCCATGGGGTATGCGCACGGCAGATCTCCCGATACCAGCTTGAACCCCGCCACCCTGGCGCGCCTCGCCCTCGACGGAGCCCGCAGGAAGGATTCCCTGTGA
- a CDS encoding ABC transporter ATP-binding protein: protein MIARLNRLIFTYLKPYWRELLAVLVLQVLATAMSLYLPNLNAQIIDDGVVKGDTDLIWHSGALMLLFSLVQAAGQIGATWFGALTAMSLGRDLRAAIFDRALSFSTREIRDIGASSLLTRTTNDVLQVQTIAQTTLTIIVGAPIMMVGGFVMAVREDFGLSWIIAVSVAVLGVTVSLLVIFASPLFQQMQTNLDNLNRVLREQISGIRVIRAFIREDHESKRFEGANEDVYSVTLRASRWMVLLFPIAMFMVNVSSVAVIWFGAFRIDSGDIQIGQMTAFLNYLIQILISVMMSTMLLFLAPRSAVSADRILEVLDTEPTVAPPTDPVTPQELTGVVEFRDVTFTYPGAEDPVLANVSFTLTPGRTTAIIGSTGSGKSTLVNLIPRLYDVSSGEVLVDGVNVRHLDPDALWSRIGLVPQKPYLFSGTVASNLLYGRPDATQEQMWEALRIAQAADFVEKLDGGLAAHIAQGGTNVSGGQRQRLSIARALVKEPAIYVFDDSFSALDVATDARLRAALAPATAERATLIVAQRVATIRGADEILVLEHGRIVGRGTHDELLASNATYQEIVDSQLSAEEARA from the coding sequence GTGATCGCACGACTCAACCGGCTGATCTTCACGTACCTGAAACCGTACTGGCGGGAGCTGTTGGCCGTCCTGGTCCTCCAGGTGCTGGCGACCGCCATGTCGCTATACCTGCCGAACCTGAACGCGCAGATCATCGACGACGGCGTCGTCAAGGGCGACACCGACCTGATCTGGCACAGCGGCGCCCTGATGCTGCTGTTCTCCCTGGTGCAGGCGGCGGGGCAGATCGGCGCCACCTGGTTCGGCGCCCTCACCGCCATGTCGCTGGGCCGCGACCTCAGGGCCGCCATCTTCGACCGGGCCCTGTCGTTCTCCACCCGCGAGATACGCGACATCGGTGCGTCGTCGCTGCTGACCCGCACCACCAACGACGTCCTGCAGGTGCAGACGATCGCCCAAACCACCCTGACCATCATCGTCGGGGCACCCATCATGATGGTCGGCGGTTTCGTCATGGCGGTGCGCGAGGACTTCGGGCTGTCGTGGATCATCGCGGTCAGCGTCGCGGTGCTGGGCGTGACGGTCTCGCTGCTGGTGATCTTCGCCTCTCCCCTGTTCCAGCAGATGCAGACCAACCTCGACAACCTCAACCGGGTACTGCGCGAACAGATCAGCGGCATCCGGGTGATCCGCGCCTTCATTCGCGAGGACCACGAGTCGAAGCGCTTCGAGGGCGCCAACGAGGACGTCTACTCCGTCACGCTGCGCGCCTCCCGCTGGATGGTGCTGCTGTTCCCGATCGCCATGTTCATGGTGAACGTCTCCTCGGTGGCGGTGATCTGGTTCGGCGCCTTCCGCATCGACTCCGGCGACATCCAGATCGGTCAGATGACCGCCTTCCTGAACTACCTGATCCAGATCCTCATCTCGGTGATGATGTCGACGATGCTGCTGTTCCTGGCGCCGCGCTCCGCAGTGTCGGCGGACCGCATCCTGGAGGTGCTGGACACCGAACCCACGGTGGCTCCCCCCACCGACCCGGTCACACCGCAAGAGCTGACAGGAGTCGTCGAGTTCCGTGACGTCACCTTCACCTACCCGGGCGCGGAGGACCCGGTACTGGCGAACGTGTCGTTCACCCTGACCCCGGGCCGCACCACCGCGATCATCGGGTCGACGGGGTCGGGCAAATCCACCCTGGTGAACCTGATCCCCCGCCTGTACGACGTCAGCAGCGGCGAGGTGCTGGTGGACGGCGTCAACGTGCGTCACCTCGACCCCGATGCCCTGTGGTCGCGGATCGGGCTGGTGCCGCAGAAACCCTACCTGTTCTCCGGGACGGTGGCCTCCAACCTGCTCTACGGGCGCCCCGACGCCACGCAGGAGCAGATGTGGGAGGCACTGCGGATCGCCCAGGCCGCCGATTTCGTCGAGAAACTCGACGGCGGTCTCGCCGCCCACATCGCGCAGGGCGGCACGAACGTCTCGGGCGGGCAGCGGCAACGTCTGTCCATCGCGCGGGCGCTGGTGAAGGAACCCGCCATCTACGTCTTCGACGATTCCTTCTCCGCCCTCGACGTCGCCACCGACGCCCGGCTGCGGGCCGCCCTGGCCCCGGCGACGGCGGAGCGCGCCACCCTGATCGTCGCCCAGCGCGTCGCCACCATCCGGGGCGCCGACGAGATCCTCGTGCTGGAACACGGTCGCATCGTGGGTCGCGGCACCCACGATGAACTGCTGGCGAGCAACGCCACCTATCAGGAGATCGTCGACAGCCAGCTGAGCGCCGAGGAGGCCCGGGCATGA
- a CDS encoding ABC transporter ATP-binding protein, which translates to MSTTTENTKAATKPAANKRPAHGPGKISFGPGGPSGSGETAVAFLPSLKRLLGIMKPHRIAVAVALALSVGAVVMSALGPKILGAATDLLLAGIVGKNMPAGVTKEQAIETARSGGNDTLVEMLQRVNFTPGQGIDFGAIGSILALVLTLYIVSAVATYVSNWLLIGAAQKSVRRMRSDVEAKLQRLPLSYFDGQPRGELLSRVTNDIDNISQTLMQTLPQLINSLLTVVGVLIIMMWISWPLALVTLVSIPLSMLIVPLIMRRSQRRFADMWKSTGELNSEIEEAYTGHSLVKVFGRKSEVEATFRTRNEELFRSSFGAQFLSGILMPVMFLVGNLNYVIVAVFGGLQVATGQMNIGDVQAFIQYSRQFTQPLTQLASMMNLLQSGVASAERVFELLDADEMSPEPGRDLTAEGGHVVFEDVTFSYSPDRPLIEHLNLEAKPGQTVAIVGPTGAGKTTLVNLLMRFYDLNSGRILLDGTDIATVDRGALRDNMGMVLQDTWLFGGTIRDNIAYGKEGATEEEILAAAKAAFVDRFVHSLPDGYDTVIDEEGNNVSAGEKQLITIARAFLSEPELLILDEATSSVDTRTELLLQKAMAALRSGRTSFVIAHRLSTIRDADLILVMNDGAIVEQGTHHDLLAAKGRYHELYQSQFNAPVEEVPAR; encoded by the coding sequence ATGAGCACCACCACCGAGAACACCAAGGCCGCCACCAAACCCGCGGCCAACAAACGTCCCGCACACGGCCCGGGGAAGATCAGCTTCGGGCCCGGCGGTCCCAGCGGCTCCGGGGAAACCGCGGTCGCTTTCCTGCCGTCGCTGAAGCGCCTGCTCGGAATCATGAAACCGCACCGGATCGCGGTGGCGGTCGCGCTGGCGCTGTCCGTCGGCGCCGTCGTGATGTCCGCCCTCGGCCCGAAGATCCTGGGGGCTGCCACCGACCTGCTGCTGGCCGGGATCGTCGGCAAGAACATGCCCGCAGGCGTCACGAAGGAGCAGGCCATCGAGACCGCCCGCAGCGGCGGAAACGACACCCTCGTCGAGATGCTGCAACGCGTCAATTTCACCCCCGGTCAGGGCATCGACTTCGGTGCCATCGGGTCGATCCTGGCGCTGGTGTTGACGCTCTACATCGTCTCCGCCGTCGCCACCTACGTCTCGAACTGGCTGCTGATCGGCGCGGCCCAGAAGTCGGTGCGGCGGATGCGCAGCGACGTGGAGGCCAAGCTGCAGCGCCTGCCCCTGTCGTACTTCGACGGGCAGCCGCGCGGCGAGCTGCTCTCCCGCGTCACCAACGACATCGACAACATCTCCCAAACCCTGATGCAGACCCTGCCGCAGCTCATCAATTCGCTGCTGACGGTGGTCGGGGTGCTGATCATCATGATGTGGATTTCGTGGCCACTGGCGCTGGTCACGCTGGTCTCGATCCCGCTGTCGATGCTGATCGTGCCGTTGATCATGCGACGCTCCCAGAGGCGGTTCGCCGACATGTGGAAGTCCACAGGCGAGCTGAACTCGGAGATCGAGGAGGCCTACACCGGCCATTCCCTGGTGAAGGTGTTCGGTCGCAAGTCAGAGGTGGAGGCCACCTTCCGCACCCGCAACGAGGAACTGTTCAGGTCGTCGTTCGGGGCGCAGTTCCTCTCCGGGATCCTCATGCCTGTGATGTTCCTGGTCGGCAACCTCAACTACGTCATCGTCGCGGTCTTCGGTGGTCTCCAGGTGGCGACGGGACAGATGAACATCGGCGACGTGCAGGCTTTCATTCAGTACTCGCGCCAGTTCACGCAGCCGCTGACGCAGCTCGCGTCCATGATGAACCTGCTGCAGTCGGGGGTGGCCTCCGCGGAGCGGGTCTTCGAGTTGCTCGACGCCGACGAGATGTCGCCGGAACCGGGCCGCGACCTGACCGCCGAGGGCGGGCACGTCGTCTTCGAGGACGTCACCTTCTCCTACAGCCCGGATCGTCCCCTCATCGAACACCTCAACCTGGAGGCGAAGCCGGGCCAGACGGTCGCGATCGTGGGGCCCACCGGCGCGGGCAAGACCACGCTGGTGAACCTGTTGATGCGTTTCTACGACCTGAACTCCGGTCGCATTCTCCTCGACGGGACGGACATCGCGACGGTGGATCGGGGGGCGTTGCGCGACAACATGGGCATGGTGTTGCAGGACACGTGGCTGTTCGGCGGCACCATTCGCGACAACATCGCCTACGGCAAGGAGGGCGCCACTGAGGAGGAGATCCTGGCCGCGGCGAAGGCGGCGTTCGTGGATCGTTTCGTCCATTCCCTGCCCGACGGCTACGACACCGTCATCGACGAGGAGGGCAACAACGTCTCTGCGGGTGAGAAGCAGCTCATCACCATCGCGCGGGCTTTCTTGTCGGAGCCGGAACTGCTGATCCTCGACGAGGCCACCTCATCGGTCGACACCCGCACCGAACTGCTGCTGCAAAAGGCGATGGCAGCGCTGCGCAGTGGTCGCACGTCGTTCGTGATCGCCCACCGCCTGTCCACCATTCGTGACGCCGACCTGATCCTCGTCATGAACGACGGCGCCATCGTCGAGCAGGGAACCCACCACGATCTGCTCGCAGCGAAAGGTCGCTACCACGAGCTGTACCAGTCGCAGTTCAATGCGCCCGTCGAGGAGGTCCCCGCCCGTTGA
- a CDS encoding flagellar basal body-associated protein FliL, with the protein MSNNQWTTPGGQPQQGYPQQPLPQSGYPQQPSFTPPQPSYGQPGYQQPGYGQPGYGQPSYGQSGYGQQGFQPAQGPVGQGMPPRNGGNTGLIVALVAVLVAIAAVGAWLVLGKNNQPIASPTSSTQTAAPQETQRSESPSSPSKKKSTGPTSSSTTRSKGFSTAPEMPTSFGDFTRTSTPQGEAVTYKNSHGDFFIVAYGQGETVEANSTDLTNIEKIGKWTCGKDSDNTPMCLTEAHSGTVLTLMIDTPFSTLTEISDTFLDAWK; encoded by the coding sequence ATGAGCAACAACCAGTGGACCACGCCGGGAGGACAGCCGCAGCAGGGGTACCCGCAGCAGCCCCTTCCACAGTCGGGATATCCACAGCAGCCATCCTTCACCCCTCCTCAGCCCAGCTACGGACAGCCCGGCTATCAGCAGCCCGGCTACGGACAGCCCGGCTACGGACAGCCCAGCTACGGGCAATCCGGCTACGGACAGCAGGGGTTTCAGCCCGCCCAGGGCCCCGTTGGTCAGGGCATGCCCCCGCGCAATGGAGGCAACACAGGACTGATCGTTGCGCTCGTCGCCGTCCTGGTTGCGATCGCCGCTGTCGGGGCATGGTTGGTTCTCGGCAAAAACAACCAACCGATCGCGAGCCCCACCTCCAGCACGCAGACCGCGGCACCACAAGAAACCCAACGCTCTGAGAGTCCCTCCTCCCCTTCAAAGAAGAAGAGCACCGGCCCCACAAGCTCCTCGACCACCCGGAGCAAAGGTTTCAGCACTGCACCGGAGATGCCCACATCTTTCGGCGACTTCACACGCACCAGCACGCCCCAGGGGGAAGCAGTCACCTACAAGAACTCGCATGGGGATTTCTTCATCGTCGCCTACGGTCAGGGAGAAACCGTCGAAGCAAATTCCACCGACCTCACAAACATCGAGAAGATCGGGAAATGGACCTGCGGCAAGGACTCCGATAACACCCCCATGTGCCTGACCGAGGCCCATTCCGGCACCGTGCTCACGCTCATGATCGACACGCCTTTCTCCACACTGACGGAAATCTCCGACACTTTCCTCGACGCCTGGAAATAG
- a CDS encoding flagellar basal body-associated protein FliL encodes MSNNQWSGYDQQQPQPGQGNQPYGQPGYGGQPSAGYAGQQPQPGYGQQQPQPGQGNQPYGQPGYGGQPPAVYAGQQPYGGGYNTPPQPPKKNLNVLLIALTGVLVVALAFGAWWFLGRNDQQAANPSATPTTTQASSQTPSSTTPSHDKTPNPTTRNSETEKPTSPETTDEDSGSLSNVPEMPKSFNGFEALSPGKFLTFYRKGSQMFSVIYFAGESKAKSMAEAFENPETFGDWTCGRRTATDSSDSPGGVSCIAAAHGGAVFATMGLDGQASEVAENGKAFLAAWK; translated from the coding sequence ATGAGCAACAACCAATGGTCCGGATACGACCAACAGCAACCTCAACCCGGACAGGGCAACCAGCCCTACGGACAGCCGGGTTACGGCGGGCAACCCTCAGCCGGTTATGCAGGACAGCAACCCCAACCCGGATACGGCCAGCAGCAACCTCAACCCGGACAGGGCAACCAGCCCTACGGACAGCCGGGTTACGGCGGGCAACCCCCAGCTGTTTATGCCGGACAGCAGCCCTACGGCGGCGGTTACAACACACCCCCACAGCCACCGAAGAAGAACCTCAACGTTCTGCTGATTGCACTCACTGGGGTCCTGGTCGTCGCCCTGGCCTTTGGAGCCTGGTGGTTCCTCGGCAGGAACGACCAGCAAGCCGCCAATCCATCCGCGACCCCCACCACGACGCAGGCGTCCTCACAGACTCCCAGCAGCACCACCCCGTCCCACGACAAGACGCCAAACCCAACCACGAGGAACTCGGAAACGGAGAAGCCCACCTCGCCGGAGACCACCGACGAGGACTCGGGTAGTTTGAGCAACGTCCCCGAGATGCCCAAGTCGTTCAATGGTTTCGAGGCCCTGAGCCCAGGCAAGTTCTTGACCTTCTACCGCAAGGGGTCGCAGATGTTCTCGGTCATCTATTTCGCGGGTGAATCGAAGGCCAAGAGCATGGCTGAAGCTTTCGAGAACCCCGAGACCTTCGGCGACTGGACCTGCGGAAGGCGCACCGCGACTGACTCGTCGGACTCACCAGGTGGTGTATCGTGCATCGCCGCCGCTCATGGCGGAGCCGTTTTTGCGACCATGGGACTCGACGGGCAAGCCTCGGAAGTCGCCGAGAACGGCAAGGCTTTCCTGGCGGCCTGGAAATGA
- a CDS encoding glycosyltransferase has translation MSHQPSLPGAGLRVAFVTMHTSPLERAGTADAGGMNVLIAALARALGRLGVDVEFLTRRTDPDQPDRQDVAPSVTLRRLPAGPPTPLPKSEIDQHIDEFREAMEALEPHDLIHSHHWMSGVAALPVARAWGVPHVMTFHSVAAHPNSPLRDGEPPESPARVDGEVVCAEQSDLVLCVSRHEAAVVIGRCGADPERVRIVRPGVNVDLFHPATQPWAPPGIRPGYVVFAARLQPLKAPDVAIRTVACLPDAIRPDLAVVGEASADFADYEAELHTLVDDLGLRGQVHFLPGQDRESLARIVRHASVMLVPSHSETFGLIALEASASGIPVLAAASGGLTEAICNTHTGLLIPTHDPRTWAEALEALLTDKPRRTLIGATGRDRALAMTWERAAENTLQQYRRIL, from the coding sequence ATGAGCCATCAGCCCTCCCTGCCGGGAGCCGGACTTCGTGTCGCTTTCGTCACCATGCACACGTCCCCCCTGGAACGCGCCGGCACCGCTGACGCGGGGGGCATGAATGTGCTCATCGCCGCGCTGGCCCGGGCGCTGGGCAGGCTCGGGGTGGATGTGGAATTCCTGACCCGCCGCACCGACCCCGACCAGCCGGACCGGCAGGACGTGGCCCCGTCGGTGACGCTGCGACGTCTCCCCGCAGGCCCTCCGACCCCATTGCCGAAAAGCGAAATCGACCAGCACATCGACGAGTTCCGGGAGGCCATGGAGGCCCTAGAACCCCACGACCTGATCCACTCCCACCACTGGATGTCGGGGGTGGCGGCATTGCCTGTCGCCCGCGCCTGGGGGGTGCCGCACGTGATGACCTTCCACTCGGTGGCGGCCCACCCGAATTCGCCGCTGCGCGACGGGGAACCTCCCGAATCACCTGCCCGGGTAGACGGTGAGGTGGTGTGCGCGGAGCAGTCGGATCTGGTGCTATGCGTCTCCCGTCATGAGGCGGCTGTGGTCATCGGTCGTTGCGGGGCCGATCCGGAGCGGGTACGGATCGTGCGCCCTGGCGTCAACGTCGACCTGTTCCACCCCGCCACCCAGCCCTGGGCGCCGCCCGGGATCCGACCCGGCTACGTCGTGTTCGCCGCCCGACTGCAACCCCTCAAAGCCCCCGACGTCGCCATCCGCACCGTGGCCTGCCTGCCCGACGCCATCCGCCCGGACCTGGCGGTGGTCGGTGAGGCCTCGGCGGACTTCGCGGACTACGAGGCCGAACTGCACACTCTCGTCGACGACCTCGGGTTGCGCGGACAGGTGCACTTCCTGCCCGGCCAGGACCGCGAGTCGCTGGCCCGCATCGTGCGGCACGCCTCGGTGATGCTGGTGCCGTCACACTCCGAGACCTTCGGATTGATCGCTCTGGAGGCCTCGGCCTCGGGAATTCCCGTCCTGGCCGCCGCGTCGGGGGGATTGACCGAAGCCATCTGCAACACCCACACCGGCCTGCTGATCCCCACCCACGACCCCCGCACGTGGGCCGAGGCCCTCGAGGCGCTGCTCACCGACAAACCACGCCGCACACTCATAGGCGCCACTGGAAGAGACCGAGCGCTGGCGATGACCTGGGAGCGCGCCGCGGAAAACACCCTGCAGCAGTACCGGAGGATCCTGTGA
- a CDS encoding PIG-L family deacetylase encodes MRITFIHAHPDDETLATGALIAWLVTSGHEVSLLTATRGERGEVVPGPLSHLAGTPALETHREGELAGALRVLGVSRHAFLGDPPAGSGRRYRDSGMRWIREGLAGPAEDAEPDSLCSADLDDVVADVVSWIRTVDADLVISYHTDGGYGHPDHVRIHHASLAAAQRTGKGFAAVVHSPGDGVRWFDLRDLQPVVEEALRHHASQLTAHGDGTLTHSGGQSEAVTTSVGLLPAPDTPSAAGLVDSLTTTG; translated from the coding sequence GTGAGAATCACCTTCATCCACGCCCACCCCGACGACGAAACCCTCGCCACGGGCGCGCTGATCGCCTGGCTGGTGACCTCCGGGCACGAGGTGAGCCTGCTGACCGCCACCCGCGGGGAACGCGGCGAGGTGGTGCCGGGGCCGCTGTCGCACCTGGCCGGAACCCCCGCCCTGGAAACCCACCGGGAGGGCGAGCTGGCCGGGGCCCTGAGGGTGCTGGGGGTGTCCCGGCACGCCTTCCTAGGGGATCCGCCCGCCGGTTCGGGACGTCGTTACCGCGACTCGGGGATGCGCTGGATCCGCGAAGGACTCGCAGGTCCCGCCGAGGACGCGGAACCAGATTCGCTGTGCTCGGCAGACCTCGATGATGTCGTAGCAGACGTCGTCTCCTGGATCCGGACGGTGGATGCCGACCTGGTGATCTCGTATCACACCGACGGCGGCTACGGACATCCCGACCACGTCCGCATCCACCACGCGTCCCTGGCGGCCGCGCAGCGCACCGGGAAGGGTTTCGCGGCCGTCGTCCACTCCCCGGGCGATGGGGTCCGCTGGTTCGACCTGCGCGACCTGCAGCCCGTCGTCGAGGAGGCCCTGCGACACCACGCCTCCCAGCTCACCGCCCACGGCGACGGCACCCTCACCCACTCGGGTGGCCAGTCGGAGGCGGTGACGACCTCCGTCGGGTTGCTTCCCGCCCCCGACACCCCATCGGCCGCTGGCCTGGTGGATTCGCTCACCACAACCGGGTAA
- a CDS encoding ATP-binding cassette domain-containing protein: MTDRPQYAAEPLLTVRGLTAWYKAGSPVLNIGELDVGQHSVVGLLGTNGAGKTTLINTLVGVHEHASLQHMTWRSRATQPRDKAFQLGRYAVFTESSGFAYWSLDPYLRFTSRVFGRSPDPSRVDELVAGFGFEPFRRKTIGSLSTGNKKKAFLIAGLSLGLPLLILDEPVDGLDFEGTEFLYDRINAYRDTGAVVMSSHVAESFTRCCDHLYVLDGGDLSRPYPLDPATDIRALLKERHR; encoded by the coding sequence ATGACTGACCGGCCACAGTATGCAGCGGAGCCCCTGCTTACCGTGCGGGGACTGACCGCGTGGTACAAGGCGGGCTCCCCGGTGCTGAACATTGGGGAACTCGACGTCGGTCAGCACTCCGTGGTCGGGTTGTTGGGCACCAACGGCGCCGGCAAGACCACCCTGATCAACACGCTCGTGGGGGTTCACGAGCACGCCAGCCTCCAGCACATGACCTGGCGCTCCCGTGCCACACAGCCGCGCGACAAGGCATTCCAGCTCGGACGCTACGCCGTGTTCACCGAGAGCAGTGGTTTCGCGTACTGGTCGTTGGATCCCTACCTGCGTTTCACGTCTCGCGTCTTCGGTCGCTCGCCGGACCCGTCGCGCGTGGACGAGCTGGTGGCGGGGTTCGGTTTCGAGCCGTTTCGTCGCAAGACCATCGGAAGTCTGTCGACGGGAAACAAGAAGAAGGCTTTCCTCATCGCGGGGCTGAGCCTGGGGTTGCCCCTGCTCATCCTGGACGAGCCCGTGGACGGACTGGATTTCGAGGGCACCGAATTTCTCTACGATCGCATCAACGCCTACCGTGACACCGGAGCGGTGGTGATGAGCTCCCACGTCGCAGAGAGCTTCACCCGGTGCTGCGACCACCTGTACGTGCTCGATGGGGGTGACCTCAGCCGCCCCTATCCGCTGGATCCCGCCACCGACATCCGCGCCCTGCTCAAGGAACGTCACCGATGA
- the tilS gene encoding tRNA lysidine(34) synthetase TilS has protein sequence MARRELGPTALRVGQAVAELLPSGPVVVGVSGGADSMALALGAVWAAPRTRSEVLCVVVDHGLQAGSAEVAERTVDALMSRGIAAEVRRVEVGRDGGIEAAARQARLAALSRDGYPVLLGHTLDDQAETVLLGLLRGSGIRSLAGMSARRGPFLRPLLGIRRAETEAACREWGVEWWSDPMNTDPRFARVRARSALALLASELGRDVAVGLARTADLARGDADLLDELAELALARAARDDALDVATLAGQPDALRGRVLLGWLRNHGSEATRIHVAAVDDLVLAWRGQGPVAVPGGSVKRIAGRLEWVAG, from the coding sequence GTGGCCAGGCGTGAACTCGGGCCCACCGCGCTCAGGGTCGGGCAGGCGGTGGCGGAACTGCTGCCCTCCGGTCCCGTCGTCGTCGGCGTCTCCGGTGGTGCCGACTCCATGGCGCTCGCGCTGGGGGCCGTGTGGGCCGCACCTCGCACGCGTTCCGAGGTGCTGTGTGTCGTCGTCGACCACGGCCTGCAGGCAGGGTCCGCCGAGGTGGCGGAGCGGACGGTTGACGCGCTGATGTCGCGTGGCATTGCTGCCGAGGTGCGGCGCGTCGAGGTGGGACGCGACGGCGGAATCGAGGCGGCGGCCCGCCAGGCGCGCCTGGCGGCCCTGTCGCGCGACGGGTATCCCGTGCTGCTGGGACACACTCTCGACGACCAGGCAGAGACGGTGCTGCTGGGGTTGCTGCGCGGTTCCGGCATCCGGTCGCTGGCCGGCATGTCGGCGCGGCGCGGCCCCTTCCTGCGACCGCTGCTGGGGATCCGGCGCGCCGAGACCGAGGCGGCCTGTCGTGAATGGGGGGTCGAGTGGTGGAGCGACCCGATGAACACCGACCCGCGGTTCGCGCGGGTGCGTGCTCGCTCGGCGCTGGCGCTGCTTGCCTCGGAGCTCGGTCGCGACGTCGCCGTCGGCCTGGCCCGCACCGCCGACCTGGCTCGCGGCGACGCCGACCTCCTCGACGAGCTGGCGGAACTCGCCCTCGCCCGGGCGGCCCGGGACGACGCCCTCGACGTGGCCACTCTGGCCGGGCAGCCGGACGCTCTCCGGGGTCGGGTGCTGCTCGGCTGGCTGCGAAACCACGGCAGCGAGGCGACCCGGATCCACGTCGCCGCCGTCGATGACCTCGTGCTGGCCTGGCGGGGCCAGGGTCCGGTCGCGGTGCCGGGAGGGTCGGTGAAAAGGATCGCGGGACGGCTTGAATGGGTGGCTGGCTAA